A stretch of DNA from Danio rerio strain Tuebingen ecotype United States chromosome 10, GRCz12tu, whole genome shotgun sequence:
ctcttgattcttcctctttttttttttttttatttgtatttaatatttttctataacatatacatttgggtgtactagatTTTTGGATCGTTATCATAACTTATTTTGTTAGAGAAGCTCCAAATTTGCCTTCAGTACTGacttatctaatgtatatgcacaaatataatattgtatagcttcctattaaattataaatttaaaagaatAGATTTgcgaggggtgtacttatatatgctgagcactgtttatAGTAATATATActctagtttttctttttttatcataaaagtatatacaaaaataacaaacaaaataacagaaaaccaTGCTTGACATCAATTAgagctaaaataaaatcaatggaattaatttacataattaaataattacacttatttattttaacttaatgtACCTAAATAACAATtactaaaatattaaacaattactattcattcattcattttcttgtcagcttagtccctttattaattcgggatcgccacagcggaatgaaccgccaacttttccagcaagttttttacgcagcggatgcccttccagccgcaacccatctctgggaaacatccacacacacacactcatacactacggacaatttagcctacccaattcacctgtaccgcatgtctttggactgtgggggaaaccggagcacctggaggaaacccacgcgaaggcagggagaacatgcaaactccacacagaaacgccaactgagccaaggttcaaaccagtgacccaccgaccttcttgctgtgaggtgacagcactacctactgcgccactgcctcgccataaacaattactaaatatataaaaattgctaatacaaatgaaataaatacaaaactggaaaatataaaaaataatacctaaTTCTAACCATCTTCTATTATCTCACTGATTGCATAATGGCATATATTTGCCAAAAATACAGACACAAAAATAATACAGTGTAAATAAtaccttaatttattttatttatttatttatttaattttgtaatagCAAACCTGAAGTGTCAGTCTTCATTGTCACATGATCATCTTTAGAAATctttgtaatataataaattgcTGTTCAAGAAACATTTAGTATTAGCAATAAGATGCTTTGGGACAGCAAATGCCTTTACTGTCActtaaagaacaaaataaaataaaataaaataaaataaaataatcatctaTAGTGTGTGACGATATAATTACCTCAATTTCAGCCATCCAAGTTTTTGATCAAGTGATACAGGACTAAAtgtatacacttttaaaaatgtacttagaagtcagtcagtcagtcagtcagtcagtcggttaGGTAGGTAGTTAGTTGGTAATCCAAATACTCAGTTTACAACTAAAAAATTTGCTTACTTTGGTAACTTGAATGAAGCATTGATTCATACCGGGGTCTGGAGCATCAGGCTGAAGAGCAGGAAAATCATTGTCAAACATGAATGTGCTGTCATACTCAGGATTCAGCTGCAATAAAACAGGAGAACCAGATGAACAATGTAACctgcatttaaaaatgacaatctGTCGAATGAAACCTGTAGTCTACAGATCTCTTTCTACGAGTTTATTCCTGCTCAATATGACATTTAGCAATACAGTATTTTCAGTCTGCAATTTTGAAAGCACAACATGTAAACAATGCCATGAAACCAAACAAAACACATATGTTGCTGTTTACTGGTGCTGGAAATTATCTATTGTCATGTTTTGGCCTGTACTAATCATTCAAACTggagaaataaaaaacattttgactAAAATAGACTgacaaaaaatgttaataaacaaaGAAGCAAAACTGTCTGAACAAAAGGAGTTGGTAGTTGGCCaaactaagtttttttttatttttcaaagcaaGAATATTGACAAAATGTATGTGTTCTTATAATTTCCAGACAAGTAGGTGAAACCTTAATTAAGCTCGTACAAACCACCTATTAAGTTCAGTGTGAAAATGTTGCACCCTGTATTGCATATTAAGTCCTTCTCTCTATGATTTAGCAGCTTTAACACtcagaaaatattttttgctgcttgtcaactacttatttaaaggtgccatatgtaagtttttgacacATGCtaggtgaacattcttgtttatcttaaaaacaatgctaaagttagatattctgctttgaaaatgtgctggaatggctgtctttgttttggtccattTAATCTGCCCAATGGAAGTTTACCCAATTACATTTCTGCACCCCGAGTTGCCTagttggaaaacagcatattgAAGTTGTTATTAATTAGAaaagaatataaatattatgaacgtaaacatcAAGTGAACAGGTTTCATTGTAACCCTGTGTACTAACAAACCACTACGTGACGATGTTTGCCGTGATAAGTagattggctgtttgcaccagaagaaacatgacagaaatgtaaatacagccattaagATGCAGAGAacagtgcactcactgcacttcaacaagatggtaaggtttataatctaattaatacagaTTAAACCACTTTAACACTATTAATCAATTtgaatttcaaacggtttattttattttcaagatctgaggtgaactctctgctgctgctttccttagtatggcaataaattttACGTAAAACTTTCAAACTctaattattagcatttaactctGTACAAAGCATATGAGGTGTACCCGAGGTGATTATTGTcagtttctgttgttcagctgcaagaaatagaagcaaattctaaaatatacattttggatgttggttagaacaaaaactccttttaatatagaaaatattccttctaccGCATACCGTTGCTTTTATTAAGAACACGGCTTAAATCAGCCTTACATCAGCCTTTAGACTTGACAGTCAGGTACACtgctgttggtgttgtcaatctggcaacctgagcTTGTGTGCGCTTTAAACTGGGAGTGCAATACCTAGATCAGCCActaggtgtcaaacttacatactgcacccacataattgttttatgttcaatccacttaaatttgctaaGTTAGAtttatcgatttgtgttggtGCAACATGAATGAACTTTCTGGAACCCTGCATTGCTTAAAGTGTACAGACGGCATAAATGATAAGATCTATACGCCAAATACagactaaaataatcaaataggTAACATAGATACCACTTCTAGCCAAACCGTACATCTGAATCAACTAACAACACCTAACAGAGCCAAAGAGTTCATAAAAGCATCTTGTTTAAATGAAAAGCAGCCTGGCAactttctttgttttattaatcattaaataataatatccaGAATGAGAGAGCCAGCCAAGAACATTAGTCAGGGTTAAGATAGTGCTAATAAAAACACTGAATATGCATTGATGTGTAACTCACGTTGGAGGGAAGGAAATGGCTGTTTCTTTCTGCTTAGTCAGAAATGACTGTATAATGAATGACTGCAGACGCATCACTTTCCACTAAGAAGATCCACAGTTTCATCTGtgttcgtaaaaaaaaaaactccagtaATGCTCCAGGATGAGCCAGAGGAGCCCAGAGATTATGACTTCAAGCTCATGAATTTTAAAATCCTATAAATGAAGCGTTTTACAACAATCTGATAACTTGATACTTGATGGGAATAGGGCATGATGTGAATGAGTTGGAAATGGCTCTGCAGTTATACAGCATGAAAATTAAAGGTTATTTCCTGTCCCTGGATGAACTTAACTAGATAAAAGCTTTCATTTCATCTTGAGTTTGGGATCAGAAAGTTTGGGTCTGCTGGCATTTATGCATGTTCATTTGTAAGACATTTTCAGATTTTCACAATATCTAgaaagataataataaataattaataaaaaatataatcattCTTCTTGTTAATTTATagtcatatatacagttgaaaccagaagtttacatacactgtatgaaAAGGCAGATAGCCGtttaaagtcagatgttaatgtgactaaactttttcttttttaggtaagttaggattatcaaatttgtgtGAGTAATGAGGGAAATATTTTGGAGAAATTATTATAACTTTTCGTGAAAGTCAAGCTtacatacagtaagattattatgcctctgaaaaagcttaaatgatgtcaaggttttggaagtttttgATTGGCTaactgacaacatttgagttaattggggGCACAACAGTAGAATGGTATTTaagaaaaacctcaaacacactgcttccttatgtgacaacatgggaaaatcaacaagccagaatcaactaAAAATctagattacaatttgctaaattatactggggaaaaaataataatttttggagacatctCCGGTGGTCTGATTGAACTAAGATTGAACTATTTGGCCATAGTGATCAGTGATACATTTAGAGGACAAcagggaaagcttacaagcctaggaacaccatcacAACTGTGAAGCATGGGGGCGatagcatcatgttgtggggctgttttgatGCAGgggggactggtccacttcacagcatagatggcatcatgaagaaaaactttatgtagaaatactgaagcaacatctcaagacatcagacAGAAAattaaacttggccacaaatgggtcctcacaacagaccatgaccctaagcatactgccaaattagttaaaatacgCTTTAagaacaacagagtgaatgttttggagtggccatcacaaagccctgacctcaatcctatagaaaacttgtgggcagagttaaaaaaagcttgtgcaagcaagacagccaacacaTCTGACTCAGTCACACCAGTTCTGTCTGGAGGAATGGGCCataattccttcaaactattgtgagaagcttatggaaggatacccaaaaaaattgaccaaagttatacagtttttaaagcaaagctaaaaaaaaaaaataccaaggaaatgtatgtaaacttttgactgtctaaaaattattaaaaattcttaaaaaaaaaaaaattctctcattattctggcatttagcaaatgtaaatcatttaggtaatccaaACGGACCCAAAATAGTAAATGATTACTGTAgtatgattttaatatgatttattaaaaatggctatgttccttttttttaaagtttatgtaCAATTTTGGTTTCGACTGTATGTCAATGTAGTTAATTTAACCTATTTTTACACAATTGTGCATCACAGCAGAAAACATGCAAAAACCTACATTACCTGCGAAGCACACATGCAATTCCACAGCGATCAAAAGCTCCACCCATTCCTATGAAGCACCATAAATGAAGCCGTTTTCCTTGCTCTTCAAATATTTAAAGGTGCCCTAGTATGCATTGATTCAAtatgttaaattgctctctaacATCTACATAGGACGTGGCTTAGACATTAAATTGTTGTATATTCAATTAAAAACAGTTTATTGCATAGGACGTGGCTTAGACAATAAACGGTTGTATATTCAACTAAAAACAGGATTTACTCCTTGAATCAGAAGTTCAGTTTTGGCCATATTTGGAAAGgagatgaatattaatgagctgatTAATCCTCTTTTCTGATTCGCCTTAGTTCAGTGCCTGATCTCCCTCTCAAACCAGTGTGACAGCAgtttgttatataataataagtttaatctATTGATTTGTACTCATTGACCTGAATTTTCAATTTCTGCTGGAGAGGTTGGTGCAGCATTAATCTATATGTCCAGGCTCTTgatggtgatgtaatggtgtggatGTTTTcttccatttatttacaaaatttggGCCACTTAGTACACTCAGCGTTGTTGAAATCAATTGCCACAGTCAACCTGACTACTGTTATGTATTTCCTTATGCTATCGTTTACCACTGAGGGCTACATCCACCAGGATAATACACCATTTCTTGAACATGGCAGTGAGTTCACTAAACTAAATGGCCTCCGAAAACaacagctctcaatccaatagagtacttGGAATGGGGTGTAGATAAAGATTCAAATTATGGATcggcagcagacaaatctgcatcGACTGTGTGTAGTGCTGTTGAATAATTAATTATGATAAACCGCTCATAAGAGTTTGTATTTAcaatttgaatttgttttttaaattttcaccactagagggcgcgtattcacaacaaacaaatgtgtaGTTTGATGACGCTGTCACTGAGTATGAAATCAAGAGTATCATCCATTAAATCTTACGGGAAAGAAATAATTTTAGGTTGTGAATGAGCTAAAGTTTTCTATACTTATATAAAGGGAGTATGAAGCCAAGCATGGCTGAAAATCGCTGAAGCAAAGCAAGCATGCTGAAGAAACTACTTTTATTATGTCACTCAACCAATTCCAGTTTTTCCGTTCATGATCCCATGGATCATACTAAATAGATTTTAGGGTTCTTCTGTCATAGTGCTACTCTGTGCAGTCCaataaaatgcacaaaatatTAAAGCATCCTTTGTGTTTCCCTGATTTCTATAAAACCAAACCGTAAATCGAGGGTGTGTGACATTAGCGTTGTGACAAAATACAAAGTCTGTGAACCTAGATAAAATTGCGTATTTCTCTGGATTTGCACAATCTTTGATACATATGGGGgaatgtaaatacacaaatcagcTAAATTTATAACACGGTtctggtttttgaacattttaatgaaaaaatcttgTCCTTTAATCGTTAAACAGCATTAACTTTGTGATACTGTCATGTAAATAAgccaaaatctaaaaaaaatatttccagcaCTTCAATAAATCATCTAAAGAGCAAAGGCAGTTTTGCTGGCAATGGAGGTCCAACACAGTACTATAAGTGAGTATCTCATAAAGTGGCCATTGAgggtatacagtatatgaaaataataaaataacaccaTGGCAGTTATCCAGCTGCTTACCTCTCCATTAGCTCTCACACTGCCAGGACACAGAGGGTTGTTTGGATCATGCCGTGGGATGTTGTCCTCTGGCGGTTTCTCCACCTGTCCTTTCCATGGACGCTTCATCCGATGGGCCGAGACCAAAACCCATGAGTCCCGCAGAGGATTGTACCTTAAATGCTGGTGTTCTGAAAGGAAGATCACGATAAAAGAATAATATCATTTAATTATCAATGAGTTTTCCATTGAAAagcatattttacagtttaaagatGTAAACAACTTCAAGTAGTCACAAGTTTTCAATTTGTATAACAAGGTGTGAATTGAAgtagtataaaaataatataaaagtaaagCAAAACTTGGccaaccaatatggtaatttctTCTGACACTGAATCACAAGCAAACCACCTTTGAACTAGTTATTTTACGTGATTTGACTTTTTTGTAGGGCAGTGCAATAAATCAAAAATCCCATATCGATTTTGGCttcaaacgattatgaaaaagcattaatccgataaacgattattgcatcatatgcCGCCCCCCTTCCagctgtacacatttgttgctcttaaaagcgcgaaagaccgcgtgtttatgtgtgtgtgcggcacgcacacagtcagaagcatgcgggcggtcagcattcggtctcattcgcacactgagacgagcagagaaGCGTAGaaatctaaagtcatcttaacgtgagcgctttaatagtcaaataggtgtaaaaatgcagtgtttagtgattattcttattaaccctcatttgtgtaataaacaaatgagttgagaatcaaaagacaagtgaaagagaaaccattaaagtgacagcgcgcaattcctgctgccgcctgttttcaTCATTAATCAAAccaaacgagaaaatccctcactgctcttgactgaagaatttttgtagctaaagtgtttttcttacagtgaagatgcttaaagcacagtttgtttcatatttttattctattgtatttatttctctttcctttgcagggtggaaaatgactgtatatatgcagttgaagtcagaattattagccctcctgaatattagcaacctttttccttcccaatttctgtttaatggaaaaaagtttttttttacttatttctgaacacatAGCTTTGATatctcatttgtaataactgatttcttttatgtttgccatgatgacagcacaatattttactagatatttttcaaaataaaagcattcatattaaagtgcaatttaaaggcttaattagagtaattaggcaagtcattgtataacagtagtttcttctgcacacaatcaaaatatattgcttgagggggctaataatattgaccttaaaatgggtttcaaaatatttaaagctgcttttattctagctaaaataaaacataagcctggaagaaaaaatattatagaaaaatactgttaaaattcctcgctctgttaaacatcatttggcaaatatttatttaaaaaaaaattctcaggagcgctaataattttgactttaattgataatcgtgattacaattatgaccaaaataatcgtgatcatgatttttcctaaaatcgagcagccctacttttTTGTTACAGCTGTTATCACAGTGACTGGTCTCTATAGCACTACAGTAATactgttaattatttaattttaaaaaattgagtaaaacagtaatattgtgataTATGATTACAATCGGGGCGAtgaggtggcacagtgggtagaacgttcacttcacagcaagaaggtcgcctgttcgagcctcggctgggtcagttggcgtttctatgtggagtttgcatattctctccgtgttcgcatggatttcgagtgctcaggtttcccccacaagtccaaagacatgtggtataggtatattgggtatgctaaaattgaccgtagtgtatgtgtgtgagttagtatgtatggatgtttcccagagaagggttgcagctggaagggcatccgctgtgtaaaacgtgctggataagttggcggtttattccgctgtagctccccagattaataaagggatcaaatggaaaattatgaatgaataattacaataatttaaataaatgttttctgttttaatatgatttaaattgtaatttatttctgtgatataAAGCTGAATGTTCAGTGTCTTTCTAATTGACAGATTTCATCCTTATTTATTGGTGGTTTtcatatattaataatgatattaataataaggaTGAAAAACCAAAGGAAATGTTAATTGAATTGTTAAAAGTGAAAATAAGGATCAAGATGTGATGCTTTGCAACTTTGTTAATGTCTAGCACTGAATCACAAACAAACGATTTGCAGActagagcaattccatgcaaatgtcaacctaaTGCTTTTATAAGtttcttgtattttacagtaggctactttaaaaatactcaaaaatgtctgtcAGTGTTTCTAAATAATTATATCTGATTTACCAAAGCCaaacaagtgccaatttcacgtCACAGGATAACGAAGAGATGttacatccataacaaagctttttcctcataaatgcaaaaatgtaaactggTAACAATTTAgctcacaattcacagtattaaactattaactaacactactagcttagtaaactactaattagtagtttattaatagttagtacaAAGGTACGCCTAGTAGGCTAGTTATGAcataaattgtgacctaaactaaagtattAGCCTACCaacatgttttaaattttaaatgaggaaaataaacatgtgttatggatgtgactaaAAAACTGTAGCAAGTTTACAGCATACATCACACTCTGTACTACAGAGTCTGTAgacattctgtgaattaaactgcacaacccaaaaaggtaacactttagtttaggttacATAATTATGTCATTAACTACTGGCTTTATTACAGTCTATTATTAAGATGGTTCATTATTAGTTATAAAGTCTTATTCAGCATCCCTTATCCGACAAAAACCTGAAGCTAACTAGGCTACtatcttactaactattaataaactactaattagtaGTTTACTAAGCTAGTAGTGTTAATTGAATTCAATTATTTGTGACTTAAACTACAGTGTTATCAAATTGCTTACagttgagggtttttttttttaatatttgatatttttatgatCTCATAAGTTTGTTGTTAGTTGTTTTGGAGAATATATACTGATGTTAGCAGCACATACTTTCTGTTTGAATttgtgttttgagattttactgcaaatgccaCATCCACGATGTAGGAATTGCTCACTTTATTTTAGCTGACTATTTAGGTTTCAAGAAGCTGTCAGCCAAATTAGTAAAAGTAAACAATAATTGCCATACGATTGTAAAACACTGAGCTAACAAcacaattaaacaatattattttgaaaTTGGGTGAATACTTTCTGAGTGATGCCTGCCTGAGTGAAACCCAACTGaatcagttaaataaaataacacgTTCGAACGAATCGGTTCCATCAAATGATTCGGACGATCAGTTAAATCCtggtaaaaaaaatcacatgatcGGGAATCACGTGACTGCTCTAGTTAGAGTACAGCTATTTTTGTGGATTCAAACGACAGCAGCTgcttaaaacaatataaataatcgCATTACATCTGAAGGTGTGTAAATCACAAGCAGTTCAAAAGTCTGGAAAAAAATACCCAAACTAACGTTAGGTGTCAATATCTAAAACGTTTCTTACCTTTAGGATCAAACGTGGGTTTATTGTTCATGTCCATTTTGCTGCGTACTGGTACAATAAAATTATTCCTGCTTGTCCTTAATCTACTTGTTCACTCGTTATGAAACATTAAACAGGAATTCGTTGATTGTTTCTTTTTAGAGTTTCAAGTTTTCATTTGCTCTCCCTCACTAAGTATCCTGAGGTAAACAACGCTGCGCAAGAAAAACGCAGTATGCGTCGCTAACAAAGATGATAATCCGAACACTATTTCAACAGATTAAAGATGTTcccaatatattaataatagtggaaacataatatacataaatgtataCGATGTGTTTCACTGTATCGACAAAGACTGCAAGAAAACTGCGTATTTCAATGGCATTTTTGATGATTACGACAACCATCGTACTTCCTGATTGAGCAATGCTCAGTTTTATTGGATATCAACTAGTCAGTTGTGTCATCTGATTGGTCACCCCCGATTTTACGTCACCTCACGTCAGCGTCCGTCAGCTTTAATGTTTGCCATGCTGTGTGTCTGAATGAAGTCTGTTTAATGTGTTTTCTAATCTTTTGTAACTGTGGACCGTCATTTGTGGGCAACTTGCGATGTCTTTAATAAGAACTATTCTGAAATTGGTGGTAGTTGTTGGTTTTCTGTCGCTGACCGTTCAGTTTATAAGACATTGGATGGCAAATAAACAATATGTCTTTACGAAAGAAGAGGTTGCCAAGTTAGCCAAACAGTATGCGGGTGAGTAAAACAATAATGTTCTCCTCTTAAGTTACATTTGTTGCTAGGACATTGCAGGAATTGGTTTCTATAGCAGTAGTTGTAATATGCTTAACATTTTGAATGCTGCTACACAGAAAAACATACAGTAAAGACATAATTATTATGATAAAGTATCACCATTTAAAACACCGTTGTCTGTTTGAATATATTGTAAACTGTCATTTATTCCTCTTATCAAAGCTGCATTTTTAAGTCATTACTCCAGTCTGcagtgtcacatgattcttcagaaattattttaatatggtGATTTAATGGTCTATCAGTGTTCACAAGGGTTCTTATTATTACCAGTGCGGAATGTAGTTCTTGTGATCTTTGTAGGAAAACTTTATTTTCTAGGATTCTGGTGGGTGAAAAGTTTCTATTTAGCAAATTttagaaagacagatagataccaatacaaatattattttcacaatcaaatatttaaaaaaaaaaaaaaaaaaaaaaaaaaaaatatatatatatatatatatatatatatatatatatatatatatatatatatatatatatatatatattgaaatgtagagtttaaattaaagtattcaaagttattaaagtaaaaaagtaaaacgtGGAACTAttaagttattataaataaatgatttataattatattaaatatgtatacATACCAGAATCGTACACAACATAATACCAAAGTATGACCCCTTAattgattactttttatttcattttacttattactgatacaaaaataatacagttcttatttattttatttgcttaccAGTTGTTTTTCCCCATCTtcgtaaaaaatattaataaataaaatggcataTAGTTTACATTactagtcaaatattttgtatCAGTAAGattgttttagtattttaaaataagtttattcTGCTTACAAAGGCTGCACTTAAACTaatgaaaacagaaataaattgtGAAGTGTTATCCCAGTATAACTAACAGTGTTCCTAATGAAAGTTTAAACGTGTATTTATTCACGTAATTTAAAGTTGATTTGTCTTTATTATTACTTCATTATTACTCTTTGAGTTGGTGTTCTGTTGtgctaaaaaaattttttttacagttaacagtgtaattaataatagaataaactattgtatttatttatttatactatcTAGAGATGCTCCGATTGGCCAGAAATCGGTATCAgccaataatcacatttaatgactcgcTCTGTACTCGCAGATCTGGCCGATCTCATTAACCAATCACAAGCGTTTGTGTTACTTTGagataaacaaaatatttgaataaCCTTGCTTGTATTTACACCTTTTTACATATAAGAACTGAAAGAACTTCTGTGTTTTTGAAAGAACTTCATATTTTGACAATATTGTAAGTTCACTAAAACCTGGCTGGAAATATTccataaataaaacatgtaacatgaatatttaataatacatctTCTTGTAATATACTTATTGCAACAAAAAGTAGTTTAAAGTCCTGTTTCCTTTAGTtaagaagtaatggatttataggtgtgcattttaactacttgtgcatcaaatatgcactgcaaattttttcttcattgagacatgttgaatctttctttcatcatttgcagtgtttggttatttctatttttatttgttttatctattttctgtaaagctgcttctgaccatgacactCCACTCCTAAATGGCTATAAGAGAAATGTTTAAGAGATAATATGCAGCAtctttaatttattctcttaggttaGGAGAGAT
This window harbors:
- the galt gene encoding galactose-1-phosphate uridylyltransferase isoform X3 is translated as MDMNNKPTFDPKEHQHLRYNPLRDSWVLVSAHRMKRPWKGQVEKPPEDNIPRHDPNNPLCPGSVRANGELNPEYDSTFMFDNDFPALQPDAPDPGSDHHPLFQSKAARGVCKVMCFHPWSDITLPLMQPAEIRKVIDKWADLTVELGATYAWVQIFENKGAMMGCSNPHPHCQHHRFFPPPPSCISI